The following DNA comes from Rosa rugosa chromosome 5, drRosRugo1.1, whole genome shotgun sequence.
GCGCGGATCGCCCGCGAGTGGGTCTGTGGCTGTTTGGGAGGATGCTGGAATGTTCGGTTCTGCCCAACGAGTTTACTTTCGCTACTGTCATTAATGCGTGTTCGGTGCTTGCTGATGTTGAAACCGGCAGAAAAATTCATGCCCGTGTTGAAATATTGGGTGTGCAAAAGAACCTTGTTGTGTGTTCCGCGCTGGTTGATATGTACGGGAAGTGCAATGATGTCGGTGGCGCTCGGCGGGTTTTTGAGTTGATGGGTGGGAGGAATGTTGTTACTTGGACTTCCATTATTGCTGCCTATGCCCAGAACGGACGAGGCGAGGATGCGCTCCAGCTTTATAGGGAATTTAATCGTGGGATGATGGAGCGTCCGAATCATTTCATGTTGGCTAGTGTTGTAAATGCTTGTGCGAGCTTGGGTCGTTTAGTTTCTGGCAAAGTTGCACATGGAGCAGTGATTCGCCGTGGACATGATCTGAATGATGTGATTGCGAGTGCATTGGTTGACATGTATGCTAAATGTGGGAGTGTCGAGTATTCTGACAAGGTTTTCAGGCGAATCCCAAATCCCTCTGTAATAGCCTACACTTCGATGATTGTGGCTGCTGCGAAGTATGGATTGGGGAAAATGTCCCTTCAACTCTTTGAAGAAATGATCGATAGAAGAATAAAACCCAATGATGTCACCTTTGTTGGTGTCTTGCATGCTTGTAGCCATGCAGGGCTTGTGGATGAAGGGCTCCAACACTATGAATCTATGTATGAGAAACATGGAATATCCCCAAATGCAAAGCATCATACTTGCATTGTTGACATGCTTGGTCGAACTGGCCGTCTCAATGAGGCGTACGAACTGGCCAAATCCATCCAAGCAGAACCAAATCAACAAGCCTTGGTGTGGGGGACACTTCTTTCAGCGAGTAGGCTTCGTGGAAGGGTTGACATTGCTGTTGAAGCTAGCAGACGGCTAATAGATTCCAACCAACAGGTATCAGGTGCATATGTCACGTTGTCAAATGCTTATGCGTTGAGTGGAGAGTGGGAGACCGCTCATGGTCTTCGGTCAGAAATGAAGCGTACTGGGGTTAGGAAAGAACCCGGCTGCAGTTGGGTTGAGATTAAGGACTCAAATTATGTGTTCTATGCTGGAGATGTAACATCATGTGCACGGCGGAGTGAGGTGGTTACTTTGCTGAGGGAGTTGGAGGGTAAAATGAAACAAAGAGGATATGTAGGAGGGAGTATAGGATTGGTCTTTGTTGATGTAGAGGAGGAGGCCAAAGAGGAAATTGTAGGTCTTCATAGTGAGAGATTGGCGTTGGGTTTTGCATTGCTGAGTATACCAAAAGGAGTCACCATTAGAATAATGAAGAACTTGAGAATGTGTACTGATTGTCATGAAGCTTTCAAGCTTATTAGTGATATTGTTAGGAGGGAATTCATTGTTAGAGATGTTAATAGATTTCATCACTTTAAAGGTGGCTCCTGCACTTGTAGGGATTTTTGGTGATAATCATTCCAAAGTTCATAATCAATGCAAAGGCCACTTGATTTTTCTATTGTCATTTTGATACCGAGTTTGAATCAATTGTCTTTGCAACCTGTTAGATATCTTCAGCTTTAATAAAAGCCGCCATTTTCCGTACTCTTTTCTAATGTATTGCCCATATGTCTTCCAACATAGAGCTCCCACTCAAAAGCAGTCGATGAGGCTATTCAAAACACTGAAGAAGtcgcatgaaaaaaaaaaaaaaaaaaaaaaaccattatatatataaacaggCTTGAGATTTTATTGCTTAAATCATTACTGTGATACATGGTGCAAGATTCTGGAGGCAGCAATGGGTAAAACAGGCTAACAGTGCCTTACAAATATGCGCTCTTAAACAAACCGCACTGAAAACAAGAAGACCAAAAACAACAATCAAAACCAAAGGTACAATGTAGAGAGAGGACACCATCTCAATAACCAGAACTAAATACTGCTAAAGACGGGTAAAAGCTCCATTCTCCACCTTCCTCAAACCAAGATCCCAATTTGTTAATCAAAATCAGTACAACACTGGTTCACCACCTTCGTCCCAGAGGCAGAGCAAGGTTATTATAGTAGTAACATCTTTAACCACTGAATTTCAATAAATGCCACCATATCAGTCAACATTCTTCACAAACATCACTGGTCGATTCTTAATCCAACCCAGCGATAGACACATAGTACATTGAcccatctctttctcttctgTTCTTTTCTTTCCAAACCTTTAGGATTCTTTTCATTATTGGAAACCTTATGATCTAACGACAACCAATGGCATATATTGCTACAATTTAAGCTTCTAAATGGATGAATGGAAATAAAAACAAGTGAAAGTAATATGCAAACAGTCAGTAGACTGCCTGGAAAATATGCTTGTGCATTCACCAAGGTAAACTACACTATCATTAATTTGCTTCTGAGCTCTCCAATTGCATCCCAGAAAAGTATTTATATATAGAGCTTTACCTCCTACATCCTAGTGCAGCACCTATAAAGCATGGATGGTGACAAATTTTACATCTCACCCAAAGCATCAAAAGATACCTCCAGTCACATGTTATATACTCGTATGCTAAATTTCTTATCAGAGTAATACATATAAGTAAATAGGGTAACTCttgcaacaaaacaaaaattgtagTCCTTTCCATAAAAATTAAACTCACATGAAGCTGATGGCTATAGTGCATACTCCACTCCACAAAGGTCACGAGTCAGCAAACTTCTCAGCAACTGCGCAGAACCCAACTGAAACAACAGAAGTTCTTTAATTATGACCTACACTAACATGACATTCTCCACTGCAATTCAACATACTGAAAGCAACTTACTGAATGGGAGAGCCTCGAGTATCGCCACTATAGTGAAAACAGAATGTGACATACCTGTATATTCAATACATATCCTTGCATGGAAAAGCTGGCACagtcaataaataaataaataaataacttagGTTTAACGATTTCCTAGAGATATACAGGTGACCTTACCCAAGATTTGGTTTCCATTCCATCAAAAATTCAATAAAATGGTAATAAACAGAAAATGCTTTAATTGAACATTGATCAGTCATCACTATATTAGTATTCAACCTCCTCAAAATGGTTGCCTACGAGTATCCAATCTCTATAAATATTTTTTCCTCAAGCTCCTAATCCAGGGAGCCAAAAAATTATAGAACTGAACTATTACATAATCTTAATCTCCAAGCTGTGCTGCCGAACAATTAAATCATTTCCTCTTTTCCCAACCCATGAAACTAATGGATGAGCATGCTGTGCTCTTATCCACGTCAAGAATAGACTTAAGTTGAAAAAAGAAATACAATACAAAATTTGCTAATGAATCTCACTTTGTACACATGTACAGAGGGTAATAATCTGTTGAAACCGCCTCTTCGCAGATTTTCAAGTGCAGATCTATGTAGGCATCCTTGTCCTTTCTTTCCTGATGCCTGTTTTGACGAAAAACCAGAAAAACATGCAATATCTACAAGGTTGACTTAATCTCTAGCACCACCAAATTTGGACCGACCTATGGCCATCATTGCATGTTCAACCAAGTGGACGAATTCCTCTACATCTTGGAAGCTGAACTCAATTACCCTCCTAATAGAAGAAATACAATCATTCTTATGTGCATCTTCCAGGGTCAGGCAAGCAGCTGAAAAAGCACTCTGGGATTTTGTGGAGGCTTCCATTGCACAATTTACATCCTGTGTCTGCAAAATAATACATACCAATCTTACCCTCTTGTAACACCTATAAAAAGCATTGCCATAATAGATAAGGGATGGACTTCAAGTCTGAGTCAATATTGTACCGGTCCTAAATGAGATACCCTATGACTAACCATTCGAAAAAGGTACAGAAAATGATCCTAGTCAAGCATGTTTCAAAAGCTTGCTAACAACTAAGTGTCTTGGAAATGCATTGGGTTGGCTGTCGCAACAGAGATGATCAGACACCTACCCAAAAACTTTCATAATAATCGCGAGTCAATCAAGAAGCATGTTAAATAAATATGTATATCCATGGTGTTCATAATAATGACTCCTTACTCCCTAAACTAGTGGTGATCAAAATACCTTGAAAGAACAATTCTATAGCGAGTTCACAAAATTCATACAGACTGCATGCAAAAATAACTTACAAAGTCGAGCAGCCTGAGAATCTTGGGGCGGTTTCGAGCAACATGATGGTTTCCAGCAACATGAGAACCAGTACCCTTACATAATATAGCCTTTTCTGCTGTCACTTGGTTGGTTAAATTATCAATATCTGATGCAGAAGATGATGGAGACTCACCTAAACAGTAAAGATaagttttaaaaataaaaacagtaaGTGGTTTGATATTACATTATCAGTAAAAAGATGAGACTAATTGGATTTCCACCAAAAAGCATGCCAAGTTCATTTTCCATGTCTATAAAATCTTCAAGAATCAAAAGACAATATGCTGCTACTTTTTAGAAGGATAGTATGCTGCTTTTGATTACATGTTGCATCAACAAAATCTGTCAAATGTATCGGCGAAAAATTGGAGAAAGGCTGCATGTTACATTTTCAGTTATGATTTGTATAGTAAGAAAAAATTACTGGTTCCACAGCTAATGAAACAAAAGATCTCTTAAAGGTTGAGAATTTGAGTTAAACAAGTGATAGGTATAGGAATTCCCTAGTTTTAGATAAAAGGAAAGAGGAACTAGCTAATTACTTTCTCACCAATTTCTTTTAGACATATCAATATTTGAACTAGAATAACTGATTTACACCTAACAAACAGAAACATCACCAGATGAAAGAAACATCAATATATGAAAAAACAGAAGTGGAACTTCAAATGAAATCCAAAGATTACAGAATGgcatttaaaataaataaataaataaattttattcataacCAGCCCCTTTACCTTGAGGAGGCATATTCAGAGTAGCTTGCAACTCCTGCCGATCTCTGTTTATACTAGAATGTTTACAGTAAACCACCCTCATGTATGCCACCTCCATGCATTTATAGGCCAAAGCAGCAGAAGCAACTTCTTTGAGTTCTTCGAATTCATGGGCACAAAATCTGTGTATTCAAAAGGTTCAGAACAAAGCCAAAAACAGCTGTAGGAATGCAAAAATGAGAGCTTCAAAACAGTATAGGTCACTACAAAAGTCTAAGGTTAAGAGTGACAATCTCAAAAAAGCAAGTCAAGGTTATTGAGCAATTACAAATGTGAATGCAAAATAAGCTGAATAGattgctttattttttttttaaatattaaatAAGAAACgagcaatgaagaaaaaaatacaaagtaGGGGATAAGGTGTTCACTGATTAACTAACAATCCTAAAAACACctaagaaacaaaaaacaaaaataaagtaatacaATGAAAACAAATGACACATAAAAAACTAAAGCAAGACAACTTCCCCAATCCAAGAATATAATATACTGTGCAACCATCTAAGTAAATCTCCTCCATACATTGGTATAATACTAAAATCCATATACAAAACCTCTCTCTTTAAGTCTTGATATTGTTTCTCAACCGATGGATGAGATATAGACAACTAATATCCTTAATACTTGCACTGCATCTCAATCTCAAGCATCCTTATTTAATTTTAACGGAATAAACAAGACCTTTTTCTGATAAGAACTAGTAAACAAGATGATACAGGAGCCAATTTCAGATTGTAACAAATAAGATTTTCCAAGTACTAAGGACAATATAATTAATAGTTTGTGTAATAAAGGCAACTCACGGAGGCATTTTTTGAGTCACTCCGTATTCTAAATGTCATGATAATGTTTAACGGATAAAGTGTCATCAGTTGCATCTTTCAGACTTCCTTAGTGCACAAGTTGAGGATTTTTAATGATCTATGTGTGAATGGATCTATAAAAGTGCAACTTTGTAAGTTTGAAATTCTTGAGATATCCTGTGTAAAAAATGGGTCGACTAGGAGCAGTTTAACTTTCATAATTTCTCTCTAGGTGTGATTCCTAGAACCGTACCGGTGTGAAGCTGGTACTTCCTAGCCTACCTCGTTTAGGACTTTTAAGTACCTTAAAGGAGAAAAACAGAGTCCGGCTCAAGTACAGATCTGAAATAAGGACACAACAGTATAGAAGATGAATATACTAACAAAAAAGTGACCTATAAATCtacaattataaaataaatttgTGGAAGAGGAAAACAAAATGGACTAGATTACCAATGTAACCCTGATGAGGATCAAAATTAAAACACTCAAAATAGGGAAAATGATAGGAATTGTGGGCTTGGCCAAAAGAAGTTAAGTACTAAAAGACAACCTCGAGACAGAAAATTGTAAATTGTAAATTGTAAACATTTTCTTAAAACTCAAAACCAAACATGCACATATTATAAGTAGTATAAACATCAACTCCAACTGAGGAAAAGAGTATTTTCAGCAGTCCATTAATATTATTACGATGAGGTACTACTATTTGTCTTTAACACGGAGGCATTTTAACTTACTCGCAAAGCTTAGCTGTACTGCTATACACTTGCAATGGACTCATATCTTCATGCTTGCCTTTCTCATTACCGCAACTTTCCAAAAGTGCTGCTCCTTGAAGAAACTTTTGGGCAGCTTGGAAATAAGCCACACTACTTTCGTCGCGAAACCCACGGTTCTAAAAAAGATATTAAAACCATTTTATTAGTTGAAGAGACAGAAAAACACCACATAGATCTTAtaaagaaaagctgaaaactgAATAAGAACAATAGAGAAACCTTAGAATTTTCAGCCGTGTCTCTTAGACTTCTAGCTTTATTCAGGGTCTTAGTAGCAATCTGGCCAGAGGTGCCTATCACAGGACTTGAAGCATTGACATCTCTTGCTCCCTGATGATCGGGCATAAGATGTCCCAAATTGCGATTAACTCCATTCTTGTTAGAAGCAGTCCCACATTGTTTTACTGACTTTTGCATATTACCATTGACAGCAGAACTTACTGGAAGTCCTTGAAACACAACTTCTCTCTCAGGCCATGCCACAGCTCGAGAACCATGAGATCGTGCCCCCTCTTCCCTTTCAATCCCTTCTTCCCCTTCTTTTTTTGTAATCCCCTCTTTTAATTCACTGTGAGAATGTGAAGATGATTTTGGTTTTCCGCTTCTGGAATTATTTTGTTTCTGACCATACCCAAAATCCTGATTCATGTTCTGCCGCGGGGCACCTTTTCTAATAGGGAATTGAGTAGCACCCAACTTCTCATCTGACACATCATAGcctttttgttttagttgagTTTCCGCTGCACTGCCACTTGACCCTTGTCCCACCTTGTCCCCCCAAGTAACATGATATTTCTCATCCTTGACCTTCACTGGCTTAATGCTACACTCTTCAGGAAGATTGTTTCTAACATCATGATTGCGGTCAATCTCAGATGCATATCTTTGACTCTTTTTTGAGTACTCATTCACTGGACCCGAGATCTTCATCTTATCCATATCTAAGTCACTAGTAGAACCTCTAATATTGTCCTTAGACTGCAAACAGGAGTCCTTACCGGATCTTTTCAGAAAAACTGCATCTTCGGGGTGGATCTTGTTCTCTCTATTATCATGATGGCAATGATGCAGGTCATGCTGATTACTGAGGAACTGGCCATGTTGTCCTAAACTATCATCATGACCACTAGCATCTCCCTCATGGTAGCCTACTGTTGAAAATTTATGAGATTCAGGATGAATACGCTCTGATGTTTTCTCTGTCCTGGTGTTCCCAAATCTAGCAACACTACCATTTCCATCCCCATCCCAGCATCTTTTGGAATTACTCGTCAGAGAGAATCCACCACAAATGGGTTCATCCTTCACAAAGCCATCTCCCTTCGCCGAAGTCAGCCTGTCTGAGTTAGAGGTCCTTAAAGGAGATGAAGAAACCGATTCCACAGGCGAGCCTTTCACTTCCTCAAGCTTACCTCTGCTTTTACAGGAACCTGAAACCTTTGAAGAGCTTGAAGTGGCAGCTAAAGAAACATGCCCAGATCCCAAATCCCTTTTACCGCGATTCCTGGGTTGCTGATCCTTAACAATATTCCTATCCTTTTTCATAGGATCAATGGGATGAGCTTTTATGCCTGACACAACAATTTTGGTAACTCTGCTCTTTCTATCTGACTTATCATCAATATTAATAGTGCTAGACTCTTTGCCTTCAGTTTTCAAAATCCTGGCCTTCTTTTCCTTCCAAGATCCACTTTCACTACTTTCCTGCTTTGTATTTACCCGGCCTTCATGCACAGAATTATGAAATGTTTCCACATTATTCTGATTATCCtgccactctctctttctcattttCTTCACGGAACTATCCCCTTTACTGCACGTTCTCACATCCAAAGGCCCACCATCTAATGAGACCTGAGTTTGATGCCCCGGTTTCCTTGCAGAAATTTGTAATTTGTCCTCTGTGTCTTCAGAGTAACAGAAATCATTGTATTTTCCATCCTGACCAAGTACATGGGTCAGCACACCATTACTAGAAGTGATCCCCACCCTCCCAAGGTCGTTATCAGAACTCTGATCTTTATCAGCATGCAACACATCTTCTCTCCTGGGCTTCTTAGAAGTACCACATTTATAGTGATCAGTATCCTTCTTGTGTTTTAATCTTACTTTCTTTGCATCACCTGAAAACATAAAATGACCCAAATAAATACATATTACCTACCTTTTCATAAATTGTTATGACACAGCAAATCGAAACATCGTAACAAATTACATACCTCCACTCATTTGCTTCTCCTTCTGTTTGGCTATGTTTTCTTCCATGCCCAAGTTCTGGAGGTTACTCATATATTGATCACTAGATTTCTTTATTGGATTTGGTTCTAAAGGAGGGAGGTTCATGTCATTTAAGCTTATACACTTCACAGGTTCTTGCAGGTAAGATTTCAAGACACCATCACCACTACCTGCATTCCTTTTTTCCTTCACACCATGTCTCTTCTTCACCCTATTAGACATGCCATTAGAACTGAGATTTTGATAATTTTGATCCAGATGTTGAGCATGACCTGAAGGTACTACAGATGATGTTCCATTAGCATGAGTTTGCGGGTTAGTTAGACTTTCTGAAGATGGTAGATGGTACAATGCATTAAGTGCTTTTGTTGTTTCATCTTCACTGATGTCACATTGGTTCATCCCAGGCCCCCTACAATACAGTTGAAATACCACCATGAACAGGTATCCATATATCAATACAAATACCACAAACAGGTATGACAGAGGGAGAAAGAAAACGCATTGGTTAGGTTAATCTGCAATTATAATGAATAAATTGAATACACAATTTTTATAACTCCCAAAAGCAAGGATGAGAAGTAACTCACAGCCAGTCTAGCATACTACACAACCATTTCTCAGGGAGTTGCTCTGGCTTTTTGCCGAAGGGGAGAAGCCTCCACTTCTGACAACTATCACAGCATACCCAATCTTCTTCTATAACAACAGGAGCTGCAGCTACTGGTACAATCTCTGATGCAAGTCCATTTTCAATTGTAGGGCGGCACATAGTAGAAGCATCGTTTACAGACCCCCCTGACATTAACCGATTATCAACCTTTCTACCACTCAGTTTTTCACTTGGTCTGTCCTTGGATGATTTACATTCCATGTCAATATCATCAATAGGCCTTTCTGCTACATCCATTTTAGCCCTTCGTTCCAAAACTTTAGCCGCCAATGAATCTCTACGGTTATCTCTGATTGTATCCTTCTGCGACTTTAACTTCTGCACTTTTCTGCTAGATAGAGAAACACCATGACCACCattcatttcatcttttgaCACTACACCCATTTCAACTCCCAAGCTTTCCTTTGTTAAAATACCTGGTTGCTTTTCATTACTTAGTTTTCCCTGTGACTTAATCTTGCCCTCAAAAGACAGCGTTTCCTTCCTGCCAGGCACATTAGTCTTTTCTTGATCATGATATGTACTTTCCTCACCAGCATTTTGGGGGTGCAGGTCTAGCTCTTCCTTGCATTTGAATGCACCAGAATAATCTATTGAGGCAGAAAAACCCTTGTTCTTGCCTCCATCTCTGAGATCAACCAGGGCATCCTTGTGGGAATTTTTTACTGACTGTTTCCGAACTTTTTCCACTGAACCACACCTAGAATTTTGCTTCTCATTCTTGTCACAACCATGACCGGAGATCGACTCCAATGACTCCTGCTTCGCCAACTCAGAGAAAGATAAACTTCTTTTCACCTCATTCTCATTGGTTACCCGGGAATTGGGTGTTCTATGAGTAACTTTAACACAGTCAACAACATCACCCACTGAGTTGGATAACTGGAATGTTTTGTAGCCATTGGACAATAGCTCCTTGCCTCCTAGAGTGTCGGTTCCTGATTTCTTTTTTATAAGAATTTTCATGTCATTCTTAACATTCATAACACTCTCAATCTTCAGTTCTACCTGCTTTTCACCTTTACCTGTAACTTCAACATTCGGCTCCTTTAACAATTTTCCATTTCCCAGTGTGGAAGCAGACAAAGAAGAATGTTCTTGAGGACCCTTAGATTGGGGCAGCATGTTCTGTTGATGAAGCTTTTTCTTTCTCGTTAGAGAAATTAAACTGTCATGAAGAGGTGACATCAGCACATGCCCAGGAACTGGAGACGAAGTCATAACCTGTTATAACACATAAACAATATCTATCAATACAACCAGAACAGTTTAGGTCCATCAACCACCAGAGAAACTGCATGAAAACCTATAGCATTACCTGAATAATGTTAGTGGGAGACTCATCTACATTCACTTGAGAGGCAGGTGGCATCTCTCCACTTTCGTCGGGGCTATTCCCAAAAGATGAAGATGGGGAGTTAAGCCCAAGACCACTATAAATTGCTACGTTCTTCCGAGATGTGTTATCAGAGTTCATTTTGATTCGAACCTTTAGTGTCCTTCGATCAGCTGGATTACCAGATCTGTTTGGCATCTCATCTTTCAAGGAACACCTCTCAGCTACTTGAGTAGAAGGAACACATGAATCCTCTTTAGAGGAAACGCCcacaaaaaccctagaattATGTGACAAACGAGCACTAGATGAAGAAGTTCTGAGCCTCACAGTTGGAAGCGCATTTGATGAAGCTTTCAAATTTTGAGAGGCACCCTGAATGGTGACAAAAGCCACAGTGCTCAAGTAACATTGTATTTATCTCAATTTGACAAGATCTCAGCCATATTTGTCTCCTTCCAACcaaataacaaataaaaaaataattcatATACCTCCATGGAACTTTTAGGAGATCTTGATGTGTTGCAGTTTCCCTGCGGTGTCTTTGGAGTAGACAAAACGGATGTAG
Coding sequences within:
- the LOC133712610 gene encoding cysteine-tryptophan domain-containing zinc finger protein 7-like is translated as MEVNNNNTTELEEGEASCYYKDDDDENFDPDIDLAYLEEKLDQVLGHFQKDFEGGAFAENLGAKYGGYGSFLPTHERSTSVLSTPKTPQGNCNTSRSPKSSMEGASQNLKASSNALPTVRLRTSSSSARLSHNSRVFVGVSSKEDSCVPSTQVAERCSLKDEMPNRSGNPADRRTLKVRIKMNSDNTSRKNVAIYSGLGLNSPSSSFGNSPDESGEMPPASQVNVDESPTNIIQVMTSSPVPGHVLMSPLHDSLISLTRKKKLHQQNMLPQSKGPQEHSSLSASTLGNGKLLKEPNVEVTGKGEKQVELKIESVMNVKNDMKILIKKKSGTDTLGGKELLSNGYKTFQLSNSVGDVVDCVKVTHRTPNSRVTNENEVKRSLSFSELAKQESLESISGHGCDKNEKQNSRCGSVEKVRKQSVKNSHKDALVDLRDGGKNKGFSASIDYSGAFKCKEELDLHPQNAGEESTYHDQEKTNVPGRKETLSFEGKIKSQGKLSNEKQPGILTKESLGVEMGVVSKDEMNGGHGVSLSSRKVQKLKSQKDTIRDNRRDSLAAKVLERRAKMDVAERPIDDIDMECKSSKDRPSEKLSGRKVDNRLMSGGSVNDASTMCRPTIENGLASEIVPVAAAPVVIEEDWVCCDSCQKWRLLPFGKKPEQLPEKWLCSMLDWLGPGMNQCDISEDETTKALNALYHLPSSESLTNPQTHANGTSSVVPSGHAQHLDQNYQNLSSNGMSNRVKKRHGVKEKRNAGSGDGVLKSYLQEPVKCISLNDMNLPPLEPNPIKKSSDQYMSNLQNLGMEENIAKQKEKQMSGGDAKKVRLKHKKDTDHYKCGTSKKPRREDVLHADKDQSSDNDLGRVGITSSNGVLTHVLGQDGKYNDFCYSEDTEDKLQISARKPGHQTQVSLDGGPLDVRTCSKGDSSVKKMRKREWQDNQNNVETFHNSVHEGRVNTKQESSESGSWKEKKARILKTEGKESSTINIDDKSDRKSRVTKIVVSGIKAHPIDPMKKDRNIVKDQQPRNRGKRDLGSGHVSLAATSSSSKVSGSCKSRGKLEEVKGSPVESVSSSPLRTSNSDRLTSAKGDGFVKDEPICGGFSLTSNSKRCWDGDGNGSVARFGNTRTEKTSERIHPESHKFSTVGYHEGDASGHDDSLGQHGQFLSNQHDLHHCHHDNRENKIHPEDAVFLKRSGKDSCLQSKDNIRGSTSDLDMDKMKISGPVNEYSKKSQRYASEIDRNHDVRNNLPEECSIKPVKVKDEKYHVTWGDKVGQGSSGSAAETQLKQKGYDVSDEKLGATQFPIRKGAPRQNMNQDFGYGQKQNNSRSGKPKSSSHSHSELKEGITKKEGEEGIEREEGARSHGSRAVAWPEREVVFQGLPVSSAVNGNMQKSVKQCGTASNKNGVNRNLGHLMPDHQGARDVNASSPVIGTSGQIATKTLNKARSLRDTAENSKNRGFRDESSVAYFQAAQKFLQGAALLESCGNEKGKHEDMSPLQVYSSTAKLCEFCAHEFEELKEVASAALAYKCMEVAYMRVVYCKHSSINRDRQELQATLNMPPQGESPSSSASDIDNLTNQVTAEKAILCKGTGSHVAGNHHVARNRPKILRLLDFTQDVNCAMEASTKSQSAFSAACLTLEDAHKNDCISSIRRVIEFSFQDVEEFVHLVEHAMMAIGRSKFGGARD
- the LOC133710837 gene encoding pentatricopeptide repeat-containing protein At4g15720, yielding MKKPLNQILHLTAASSNFSRQNQPSHFHLIQHLLRNCNHSSSANSIHSVVIKSGSFYDTFTANHLINCYVRFRRIDSAAKVFDEMPDPNVVSWTSLISGYVSADRPRVGLWLFGRMLECSVLPNEFTFATVINACSVLADVETGRKIHARVEILGVQKNLVVCSALVDMYGKCNDVGGARRVFELMGGRNVVTWTSIIAAYAQNGRGEDALQLYREFNRGMMERPNHFMLASVVNACASLGRLVSGKVAHGAVIRRGHDLNDVIASALVDMYAKCGSVEYSDKVFRRIPNPSVIAYTSMIVAAAKYGLGKMSLQLFEEMIDRRIKPNDVTFVGVLHACSHAGLVDEGLQHYESMYEKHGISPNAKHHTCIVDMLGRTGRLNEAYELAKSIQAEPNQQALVWGTLLSASRLRGRVDIAVEASRRLIDSNQQVSGAYVTLSNAYALSGEWETAHGLRSEMKRTGVRKEPGCSWVEIKDSNYVFYAGDVTSCARRSEVVTLLRELEGKMKQRGYVGGSIGLVFVDVEEEAKEEIVGLHSERLALGFALLSIPKGVTIRIMKNLRMCTDCHEAFKLISDIVRREFIVRDVNRFHHFKGGSCTCRDFW